In Rhodoferax koreense, a genomic segment contains:
- a CDS encoding GGDEF domain-containing protein — MRRWMQRLLSPAVRIALGLVSLMITLVLIGEVFTGYPPDREAMARRYRAQVARIVGGEVVLALRAGVDALPAPDAAVQRALKDAQQREPTLLSVRVIGADGRPLAQVGEHTRGWRLAREDLSTADNIRLPLISNGKPWGEVQLVFEPALPVTLRQWLHDPLVRWLLFLAGVGFLAFALYLRRVLRHLDPNAAVPERVRTAFDTLTEGVLVLDLSGRIVLANRAFCDLHQEAAASLTGVDAATLPWLLGALPADTKALPWRQAVQHKRAVLGIPLKLEADGLPRRELVMNCAPITEGPNQVRGCLATFSDVTELHERTERLQVALGALSASQREIERQNEELTLLATRDALTGIFNRRSLMQQAEQRFAEAKAAGATISCIMCDIDHFKQVNDKYGHAGGDQVIQGAAKALSRGLRLGDFVGRYGGEEFCIMLPGGTAAQAAEIAERLREDVEANLGSALRDHVGVQVTMSFGVAEIGPDVPDPATLIDLADQALYHAKKSGRNRVTTWSPARMAPA; from the coding sequence ATGAGGCGTTGGATGCAGCGCCTGTTGAGCCCTGCGGTGCGCATCGCGCTGGGCCTGGTGTCGCTGATGATCACCCTGGTGCTGATCGGCGAGGTGTTCACTGGCTACCCGCCCGATCGCGAAGCGATGGCGCGCCGCTACCGTGCCCAGGTGGCGCGCATCGTGGGCGGTGAAGTGGTGCTCGCGTTGCGCGCGGGCGTGGACGCATTGCCCGCACCGGACGCCGCAGTGCAGCGCGCGCTGAAAGACGCGCAGCAACGCGAGCCCACGCTGCTGTCGGTACGCGTCATCGGCGCGGACGGCCGCCCCCTGGCGCAGGTGGGCGAACACACGCGCGGCTGGCGGCTGGCGCGGGAAGACCTGTCCACGGCCGACAACATCCGACTGCCGCTGATCTCCAACGGCAAGCCGTGGGGCGAAGTGCAACTTGTGTTCGAGCCGGCACTGCCCGTCACGCTACGCCAGTGGCTGCACGACCCGCTCGTCCGATGGCTGTTGTTCCTCGCCGGCGTGGGCTTCCTCGCCTTCGCGCTGTACCTGCGGCGCGTGCTGCGCCACCTCGACCCGAACGCCGCCGTGCCCGAACGGGTGCGCACCGCCTTCGACACCCTCACCGAAGGCGTGCTGGTGCTCGATCTTTCCGGCCGCATCGTGCTGGCCAACCGCGCGTTCTGCGATCTGCACCAGGAAGCCGCTGCGTCGTTGACCGGCGTGGACGCCGCCACGCTGCCGTGGCTGCTGGGCGCCCTGCCGGCCGACACCAAGGCACTGCCCTGGCGGCAGGCGGTGCAGCACAAGCGGGCCGTGCTGGGCATCCCGCTAAAGCTGGAGGCCGACGGGTTGCCGCGCCGCGAACTGGTGATGAACTGCGCGCCGATCACCGAAGGCCCGAACCAGGTGCGTGGCTGCCTGGCCACCTTCTCCGACGTGACCGAACTGCACGAGCGCACGGAGCGGCTGCAGGTCGCCCTGGGCGCACTGAGCGCCTCGCAGCGCGAGATCGAGCGGCAGAACGAAGAGTTGACGCTGCTGGCCACGCGCGACGCGCTCACCGGCATCTTCAATCGCCGCTCGCTGATGCAGCAGGCCGAACAGCGCTTCGCCGAGGCCAAGGCCGCCGGCGCCACCATCAGCTGCATCATGTGCGACATCGACCACTTCAAGCAGGTGAACGACAAGTACGGCCATGCCGGCGGCGACCAGGTGATCCAGGGCGCAGCCAAGGCGCTTTCGCGCGGGCTGAGGCTGGGCGACTTCGTGGGCCGCTATGGCGGCGAGGAGTTCTGCATCATGCTGCCCGGTGGCACGGCCGCGCAGGCGGCCGAGATCGCCGAGCGGCTGCGCGAGGATGTCGAGGCGAACCTGGGTTCGGCCCTGCGCGACCATGTCGGCGTGCAGGTCACGATGAGTTTCGGCGTGGCCGAGATCGGCCCCGATGTGCCCGACCCCGCCACGTTGATCGACCTGGCGGATCAGGCGCTCTACCACGCCAAGAAGAGTGGCCGCAACCGGGTCACGACCTGGTCACCCGCCCGGATGGCGCCCGCCTGA
- a CDS encoding class I SAM-dependent methyltransferase, producing the protein MLHHVSADLHRPSATTAHAAALAQYRQRADVYDLEMALWEPIRREAIHQLALRPGQTVLDVGCGTGLSFGPLVQALGAHGRVIGIEQSPDMLAKARARVAGCGWGQVELLCSPVANAPIQGMADAALFHFTHDILQQPAAITQVLRHLKPGARVVASGLKWAGPWNWFTNFFVWPAALHSVTSFDGLDQPWRQLAWHLPDMDFQIWLNDGVYIASGIFGEQGV; encoded by the coding sequence TCACGTATCCGCTGATTTGCACCGGCCGTCCGCGACCACGGCCCACGCCGCGGCCCTGGCGCAGTACCGGCAGCGCGCCGATGTCTACGACCTGGAGATGGCGCTGTGGGAGCCGATCCGGCGCGAGGCGATCCACCAGCTTGCCCTGCGGCCAGGCCAGACCGTGCTCGACGTGGGTTGTGGCACCGGCCTGAGTTTCGGCCCGCTGGTGCAGGCGCTCGGCGCCCATGGCCGGGTCATTGGCATCGAGCAGAGCCCGGACATGCTGGCCAAGGCGCGCGCACGGGTGGCAGGCTGCGGCTGGGGGCAGGTCGAGCTGCTGTGCAGCCCGGTGGCGAACGCGCCCATCCAGGGGATGGCCGACGCCGCGCTGTTCCACTTCACGCACGACATCCTGCAGCAGCCCGCGGCCATCACCCAGGTGCTGCGCCACCTCAAGCCCGGGGCGCGTGTCGTCGCCTCGGGCCTCAAATGGGCCGGGCCCTGGAACTGGTTCACCAATTTCTTCGTGTGGCCCGCGGCGCTGCATTCGGTGACCTCGTTCGACGGGCTGGACCAGCCCTGGCGCCAGCTGGCCTGGCACCTGCCCGACATGGACTTCCAGATCTGGCTCAACGACGGCGTCTACATCGCCAGCGGCATCTTCGGCGAACAGGGGGTCTAG